The following are encoded in a window of Methylocystis rosea genomic DNA:
- a CDS encoding CinA family protein, translating into MSELTTYIKAKELVDKARVKALRLASAESCTGGLVAAALTEIPGSSDVFDRGFVTYSNEAKCDMLGVADALLNAHGAVSAEVARAMALGAIDHSQADVAVAVTGVAGPGGGSLEKPVGLVHFACARRGGGVDHVERRYGPLSRAEIRAASVMQALDMMIDALDAAQRRP; encoded by the coding sequence ATGAGTGAACTTACGACTTACATTAAAGCTAAAGAACTTGTCGACAAAGCCCGCGTTAAAGCCCTGCGTCTTGCGAGCGCCGAATCCTGCACCGGTGGGCTCGTCGCGGCGGCGCTCACCGAAATCCCAGGCTCGTCCGACGTGTTCGACCGCGGGTTTGTCACCTATTCGAACGAGGCGAAGTGCGACATGCTGGGCGTCGCGGACGCATTGCTCAACGCGCATGGCGCCGTCAGCGCCGAGGTCGCGCGCGCCATGGCGCTGGGCGCCATTGATCACTCGCAGGCCGATGTCGCCGTCGCGGTGACGGGCGTCGCCGGACCCGGCGGCGGTTCGCTCGAAAAGCCTGTGGGGCTCGTTCATTTCGCCTGCGCCCGGCGCGGCGGCGGCGTCGACCATGTCGAGCGGCGCTATGGACCGCTGTCGCGCGCCGAGATCCGCGCCGCCTCCGTCATGCAAGCGCTGGATATGATGATAGACGCGCTCGACGCGGCTCAGCGGCGGCCGTAA
- the lipA gene encoding lipoyl synthase, whose protein sequence is MTVLDLLNDDPRKKRGEPPLRHPEKAGRPDAPILRKPPWIRVKAPGSKAWAETSDLLKDAGLTTVCQEASCPNIGECWEKKHATFMIMGEICTRACAFCNVATGLPTRLDPTEPGRVGEATRALGLSHVVVTSVDRDDLDDGGAGHFAETIAAIRSACPETTIEVLTPDFLRKPGALERVVAAGPDVFNHNLETVPSLYVTVRPGARYFHSLRLLQRAKELNPSLFTKSGIMVGLGESRLEVMQVMDDMRSADIDFITIGQYLQPTRKHHAIERFVTPEEFESYKTLAYAKGFLYVAASPLTRSSHHAGEDFAKLRAARQQRSAER, encoded by the coding sequence TTGACCGTGCTTGATCTCTTGAACGACGACCCCCGCAAGAAACGGGGGGAGCCGCCTCTGCGTCATCCTGAAAAGGCGGGCCGTCCTGACGCGCCCATTCTGCGCAAGCCGCCGTGGATCCGCGTCAAAGCGCCGGGTTCGAAGGCCTGGGCGGAAACCAGCGACCTGTTAAAGGACGCCGGGCTCACGACCGTGTGCCAGGAAGCTTCCTGTCCCAACATCGGCGAATGCTGGGAGAAAAAGCACGCCACCTTCATGATCATGGGCGAGATCTGCACGCGCGCCTGCGCGTTCTGCAATGTCGCCACCGGGCTGCCGACGCGGCTCGATCCGACCGAGCCGGGCAGGGTCGGTGAAGCCACGCGCGCGCTCGGCCTGTCACATGTCGTCGTGACGTCTGTCGATCGCGACGATCTCGATGACGGCGGCGCCGGTCATTTCGCCGAGACCATCGCTGCCATCCGGTCGGCCTGTCCGGAAACCACGATCGAGGTGCTCACGCCGGACTTCCTCAGGAAGCCTGGCGCGCTGGAGCGGGTGGTGGCGGCAGGCCCGGACGTCTTCAATCACAATCTCGAGACCGTGCCGTCGCTCTATGTCACCGTGCGGCCGGGCGCGCGCTATTTCCACTCGCTGCGATTGCTTCAGCGCGCCAAGGAGCTGAACCCCTCGCTTTTCACCAAATCCGGAATCATGGTGGGGCTCGGCGAGAGCCGTCTCGAAGTGATGCAGGTGATGGACGACATGCGCTCGGCGGACATCGACTTCATCACCATCGGCCAATATCTGCAGCCGACGCGCAAGCACCACGCGATCGAGCGCTTCGTGACGCCGGAGGAATTCGAGTCCTATAAGACGCTCGCCTATGCGAAGGGCTTTCTCTACGTCGCCGCCTCGCCGCTCACCCGCTCGTCGCATCATGCGGGGGAGGATTTCGCCAAGCTGCGTGCGGCGCGCCAACAGCGGAGCGCGGAACGGTAA
- a CDS encoding pentapeptide repeat-containing protein: MKLNLKSWSPSPTDSAIIIFLSLLSVLVGWLGWRLIPWLQIALEDGNVDDINKLLLAVAGVIGVYFLVWRTWIADRQRHVAQEELYTSLLTKAVEQLGATREEKSYRQPPVGLEDDTILTAADVTFPLPRAGSVTKTAPNLEVRLGAIYALEKLARDYLPLHWQIMEILCAYVRTNAGPPKARPEQIDTIITRDGNSWTLSEREAWRKHWSGLKPFVDIQAALTVIGRRSEKQKKYEEKLTQSQNHQARVLDLSNCHLARIDLRGMYFRRANIDGSCLEAAYLEGADLREASFREAQLNSAHFFEALLDGAVLTEAQLSGASLQHASLERAYAVSAKIESTNLVGTNLKGARLDGASFVGSNLESANMEETFIERTDFTGVKSLNQEQLNGAFGDAYTILPDKLTRPARWLESYEGDIPD, from the coding sequence ATGAAGCTCAATTTGAAGAGTTGGTCGCCGTCTCCCACAGACAGCGCAATCATTATATTTTTGTCCCTCTTGAGTGTCCTTGTTGGATGGCTCGGCTGGCGGCTCATTCCTTGGCTCCAGATTGCTTTGGAAGATGGAAATGTCGACGATATCAACAAGCTTCTTCTCGCCGTGGCTGGCGTTATCGGCGTGTATTTCCTTGTCTGGCGAACATGGATCGCCGACCGCCAACGCCATGTCGCGCAAGAGGAGCTTTATACGAGCCTGCTGACCAAAGCGGTCGAGCAATTGGGCGCGACGCGGGAGGAGAAGAGCTATCGTCAACCGCCTGTAGGATTGGAAGATGATACGATTTTAACAGCCGCAGACGTCACGTTTCCCCTTCCAAGAGCGGGGTCTGTTACCAAGACCGCGCCCAATCTCGAGGTTCGTCTGGGCGCCATTTATGCGCTAGAAAAGCTCGCCCGCGACTATCTGCCGCTGCATTGGCAGATCATGGAAATTCTATGCGCCTATGTGCGCACCAATGCAGGACCGCCGAAAGCTCGTCCTGAACAAATAGATACGATCATTACAAGGGATGGAAACAGTTGGACACTTTCTGAGAGAGAAGCCTGGCGCAAACACTGGTCCGGACTAAAGCCATTCGTGGACATTCAGGCTGCTTTAACTGTTATTGGGCGTCGCTCCGAAAAACAAAAAAAATATGAAGAGAAACTGACGCAATCCCAAAATCATCAAGCGCGTGTGTTGGACCTTTCGAATTGTCATCTCGCGAGGATCGATTTGCGTGGAATGTACTTCCGAAGGGCAAACATTGATGGCTCTTGCCTTGAAGCGGCATATTTAGAGGGAGCGGACCTGAGAGAGGCTTCCTTTCGCGAAGCGCAGTTGAACAGCGCACACTTCTTTGAAGCTTTGTTGGACGGCGCTGTACTCACCGAGGCTCAACTCTCCGGTGCTTCGCTGCAACACGCTTCTCTAGAGCGTGCTTATGCCGTTTCGGCAAAGATAGAGAGCACCAATCTTGTGGGGACAAATCTCAAAGGGGCGCGACTCGATGGAGCATCTTTCGTTGGCTCGAACTTAGAGTCGGCGAACATGGAAGAAACTTTCATTGAACGCACAGATTTCACTGGAGTGAAAAGCTTGAACCAAGAGCAACTTAACGGAGCATTTGGCGACGCATATACAATCTTGCCCGATAAACTCACTAGACCCGCACGCTGGCTTGAAAGTTACGAGGGAGACATCCCTGATTGA
- the dusB gene encoding tRNA dihydrouridine synthase DusB — translation MATAKKLGVGFPSPLSIGGITLTGRALLAPMAGVTDPTMRRIASRLGASATVSEMVTAAGVARGDRETAMRLECAGERPRVIQIAAREPAEMAAAARSAESSGADWIDINMGCPCKRVTGGLAGAALMRDLDQAARLISAAREAICVPLSVKMRLGWDEATRNVAELARRAEAEGAAMITVHGRTRQQFYAGKADWRAIAAAKAAVQIPVVANGDCAGEDDALEMLAHSRADGVMIGRAALGQPWIVGDIAHFLQTGERRAPPTLAQRAEIAREHLEGLLASMGASAGLRHARKHLAAYVDRLAGHAAADARHALVTTQSPDEAARLIELIFLKAQPAEQGIAA, via the coding sequence ATGGCTACTGCCAAAAAACTAGGCGTTGGCTTCCCTTCGCCTTTGAGCATTGGCGGGATCACGCTCACCGGTCGCGCGCTGCTCGCGCCGATGGCCGGCGTGACCGACCCGACCATGCGCCGCATCGCGTCGCGTCTGGGGGCGTCGGCGACGGTGAGCGAGATGGTGACCGCCGCTGGCGTCGCCCGCGGCGATCGCGAAACGGCGATGCGGCTGGAATGCGCCGGCGAGCGGCCCCGGGTCATTCAGATCGCCGCGCGCGAGCCGGCGGAAATGGCTGCCGCCGCGCGAAGCGCCGAATCTTCTGGAGCTGACTGGATCGACATCAACATGGGTTGTCCTTGCAAGCGTGTCACCGGAGGCCTCGCGGGCGCCGCGCTGATGCGCGATCTCGATCAAGCGGCGCGGCTGATCTCTGCAGCACGCGAGGCAATATGCGTGCCGCTCTCCGTCAAGATGCGGCTTGGATGGGATGAAGCGACCCGAAACGTCGCGGAGCTTGCGCGCCGCGCGGAAGCCGAAGGCGCCGCGATGATCACCGTGCATGGGCGCACGCGCCAGCAGTTTTACGCAGGCAAGGCCGATTGGCGCGCCATCGCGGCGGCGAAAGCGGCCGTGCAAATTCCGGTGGTCGCCAATGGCGACTGCGCCGGCGAAGACGACGCTTTGGAGATGCTCGCGCATTCGCGCGCCGACGGGGTCATGATCGGACGGGCGGCCCTGGGGCAACCCTGGATCGTCGGCGATATCGCGCATTTTCTGCAGACCGGCGAGAGGCGCGCGCCGCCCACGCTGGCGCAGCGCGCCGAAATCGCGCGCGAACACCTCGAAGGTCTGCTGGCGTCGATGGGCGCGTCCGCCGGGTTGAGGCATGCGCGCAAACATCTCGCCGCATATGTCGATCGTTTGGCGGGACATGCCGCAGCCGATGCGCGCCACGCGCTGGTCACGACACAGTCGCCTGATGAGGCGGCGCGGCTGATTGAGCTGATTTTTCTGAAGGCGCAGCCTGCAGAGCAGGGGATCGCGGCATGA
- a CDS encoding type II toxin-antitoxin system RatA family toxin, with amino-acid sequence MKSFRNRRYVPHSAGEMFALVRDVESYPQFVPLCEAVRIRRRSEISPGVEVSLIEMQVGFKAICERYVSRVCCDSNKLDIRVECAEGPFRKLDNRWTFRDEPAATGGAPRSMVEFFIAYEFKSPALGFVMGAMFDRAFHKYADAFAARADAVYGRR; translated from the coding sequence ATGAAGAGTTTCCGCAACCGTCGCTACGTGCCGCACAGCGCAGGAGAAATGTTCGCGCTGGTGCGCGACGTTGAATCCTATCCGCAATTCGTGCCCCTCTGCGAGGCCGTTCGCATTCGCCGACGGTCGGAGATCTCGCCTGGGGTCGAGGTGTCGCTGATCGAGATGCAGGTTGGCTTCAAAGCGATCTGCGAGCGCTATGTGAGCCGCGTCTGCTGCGACTCCAACAAACTGGACATCCGAGTCGAGTGCGCCGAGGGGCCGTTTCGAAAGCTCGACAATCGCTGGACGTTCCGCGACGAGCCGGCGGCGACCGGCGGCGCGCCCCGGTCGATGGTCGAGTTCTTCATCGCCTATGAATTCAAGAGCCCGGCGCTTGGTTTTGTCATGGGCGCGATGTTTGATCGCGCGTTTCACAAATATGCGGACGCCTTCGCCGCACGCGCCGACGCGGTTTACGGCCGCCGCTGA
- the ntrC gene encoding nitrogen regulation protein NR(I), whose protein sequence is MTRGEILVADDDASIRTVVAQALSRAGYEVRTTGAAATLWRWVQSGEGDLVVTDVVMPDENAFELLPRIKKLRPELPIIVMSAQNTFMTAIRASERGAYDYLPKPFDLKELVGIVGRAMAEPRKQPEDDRHDEIEGMPLVGRSPAMQEIYRSLARLMQTDLTVMINGESGTGKELVARALHDYGKRKKGPFVAVNMAAIPRDLIESELFGHEKGAFTGANQRSAGRFEQAEGGTLFLDEIGDMPMEAQTRLLRVLQQGEYTTVGGRTPIKTNVRIIAATNKDLRILIQQGLFREDLYFRLNVVPLRLPPLRERAEDIPDLVHHFFKVAASEGLPQKYIDQAALDRMKRYRWPGNIRELENLIRRLAALHPQEVISDQLVETELEHEIRQADPGDKGSAAAAPSQELSDGQTLSSSVELHLAKLFRDYGDQLPPPGLYHRIIREIEIPLVSAALAATRGNQIKAAELLGLNRNTLRKKVNDLDIRLMRSPR, encoded by the coding sequence ATGACGCGAGGAGAAATTCTGGTCGCTGACGACGATGCTTCCATACGCACGGTCGTCGCGCAGGCGCTTTCGCGCGCAGGCTATGAAGTGCGCACCACCGGCGCGGCCGCGACCTTGTGGCGGTGGGTGCAGTCGGGCGAGGGCGATCTCGTCGTCACCGATGTCGTCATGCCCGACGAGAACGCTTTCGAGCTTCTGCCGCGCATCAAAAAGCTTCGTCCTGAGCTTCCGATCATCGTCATGAGCGCGCAAAACACGTTCATGACCGCCATTCGGGCGTCAGAGCGCGGCGCATACGACTATCTGCCCAAACCTTTCGACCTCAAGGAGCTCGTGGGCATCGTCGGCCGCGCCATGGCCGAGCCCCGCAAGCAGCCCGAAGATGATCGCCACGATGAGATCGAGGGAATGCCGCTCGTCGGCCGCTCCCCAGCGATGCAGGAAATCTATCGCTCGCTCGCGCGATTGATGCAGACCGACCTCACGGTCATGATCAATGGCGAGTCGGGAACCGGCAAGGAGCTGGTCGCCCGCGCCCTGCACGATTACGGAAAGCGCAAGAAGGGTCCCTTCGTCGCCGTCAACATGGCGGCGATTCCGCGCGATCTGATCGAAAGCGAACTCTTCGGCCATGAGAAGGGCGCCTTCACCGGCGCCAACCAGCGATCGGCCGGGCGCTTCGAGCAGGCCGAGGGCGGCACGCTGTTTCTCGACGAGATCGGCGACATGCCGATGGAGGCGCAGACCAGGCTGCTTCGCGTGCTGCAGCAGGGCGAATACACGACCGTGGGCGGACGCACGCCGATCAAGACCAATGTCCGAATCATCGCCGCCACCAACAAGGATCTGCGGATCCTGATCCAGCAGGGCCTGTTTCGCGAGGATCTCTACTTCCGCCTCAACGTCGTGCCGCTTCGGCTGCCCCCGCTGCGCGAGCGCGCCGAGGACATCCCCGACCTCGTGCATCACTTCTTCAAGGTGGCGGCGAGCGAAGGACTGCCGCAGAAATACATCGATCAGGCCGCGCTCGACCGGATGAAGAGATATCGCTGGCCGGGCAACATCCGCGAACTCGAAAACCTCATCCGCAGGCTTGCCGCGCTGCACCCGCAGGAAGTCATTTCCGATCAGCTCGTCGAGACCGAACTTGAACATGAGATTCGGCAGGCTGACCCGGGCGACAAAGGCTCAGCCGCAGCCGCGCCGTCGCAAGAATTGTCTGATGGACAAACGCTTTCGAGCTCCGTCGAGCTTCATCTCGCCAAGCTCTTCCGCGACTATGGGGATCAGTTGCCGCCGCCCGGTCTCTATCACCGGATCATTCGCGAGATCGAAATCCCGCTTGTCTCGGCGGCGCTTGCGGCGACGCGCGGCAATCAGATCAAGGCGGCGGAATTGCTCGGATTGAACCGCAACACGCTGCGCAAAAAAGTAAACGATCTCGACATCCGCCTGATGCGTTCACCGCGATAG
- a CDS encoding bifunctional 2-C-methyl-D-erythritol 4-phosphate cytidylyltransferase/2-C-methyl-D-erythritol 2,4-cyclodiphosphate synthase gives MGAAHHIPSIAILVVAGGRGARAGDGLPKQYRPIAGMTLLARTLHGLHMAMPQAALKVVIHKDDLDQYAASVAELSPADRARLLPPAFGGASRQESVRNGLEALASEGAPDIVLIHDAARPFADAALVARAIEAAEIHGAAAPGVPLADTIKEIDGAGVVVATPDRARLRAVQTPQSFRFDLIMKAHRAAAAGGRDYTDDAMIAEAAGVKVHIFEGDAANFKLTTQQDFARAMEQLKQPAFADLPDIRMGQGYDVHAFGPGDSVWLGGVAVPHTHGLAGHSDADVLSHAITDAILGAIAEGDIGAHFPPSDPQWKGAASSIFLARACELVRARGGAIANVDATIICEAPKIGPHRERIRESLAATMGVEIGRVAIKATTTERLGFTGRQEGMAALAIATVRLPG, from the coding sequence ATGGGCGCCGCTCACCACATTCCTTCCATCGCCATCCTTGTCGTCGCCGGAGGCCGCGGCGCGCGGGCGGGCGACGGCCTGCCCAAACAATACCGACCAATCGCCGGCATGACGCTGCTCGCCCGAACGCTGCATGGGCTGCATATGGCCATGCCCCAGGCTGCGCTCAAGGTCGTCATCCATAAAGACGACCTTGACCAATACGCCGCGAGCGTCGCCGAGCTCTCCCCTGCCGATCGGGCGCGGCTGCTGCCGCCGGCCTTCGGCGGGGCAAGCCGGCAGGAAAGCGTCAGGAACGGCCTCGAGGCGCTCGCGAGCGAGGGCGCGCCGGATATCGTGCTGATCCATGACGCGGCGCGTCCTTTCGCGGACGCCGCGCTCGTCGCGCGCGCGATCGAAGCCGCTGAGATTCATGGGGCCGCCGCCCCCGGCGTGCCGCTCGCCGATACGATAAAGGAGATCGACGGCGCCGGCGTCGTCGTCGCGACGCCCGACCGCGCGAGGCTCCGCGCCGTGCAGACGCCGCAGTCGTTTCGCTTCGATCTCATCATGAAGGCCCATCGCGCTGCGGCCGCTGGAGGGCGCGACTATACCGACGACGCCATGATCGCCGAAGCCGCCGGCGTGAAGGTGCATATTTTCGAAGGCGATGCCGCCAATTTCAAACTCACGACGCAACAGGACTTCGCCCGCGCCATGGAGCAGTTGAAGCAACCCGCATTCGCCGATCTGCCCGACATCCGCATGGGTCAGGGGTATGACGTCCACGCCTTCGGGCCAGGCGATTCCGTCTGGCTCGGCGGCGTCGCGGTCCCGCATACGCATGGTCTCGCCGGCCATTCGGACGCCGACGTGCTGTCCCATGCCATCACCGACGCCATTCTCGGCGCCATCGCCGAGGGCGATATCGGCGCGCATTTCCCGCCGTCTGATCCGCAGTGGAAGGGCGCGGCGTCGTCGATCTTTCTGGCGCGCGCCTGCGAACTTGTCCGGGCGCGCGGCGGCGCCATCGCTAATGTCGACGCCACGATCATCTGCGAAGCGCCAAAGATCGGCCCGCACCGCGAGCGTATTCGCGAAAGCCTCGCGGCGACGATGGGCGTCGAGATCGGCCGCGTCGCGATCAAGGCGACGACCACCGAGAGGCTCGGATTTACCGGCCGGCAGGAAGGCATGGCGGCGCTGGCGATCGCGACGGTGCGCTTGCCGGGATAG
- a CDS encoding two-component system sensor histidine kinase NtrB, translated as MSVFDRPRRNSAHCGGYEPLKIINDAGRSCMLEALPNAILTVARDGVIEDANAAAEAFFELGKPLLIGQSLDRLLPFGSPLTALIEQVRERGATINEYKVDLGRPGQEADRRVDVHCAPLPEGDGLVLVMLQERTIADKIDRQLTHRGAVRSVSGLASMLAHEIKNPLSGIRGAAQLLESALGDQDRALTRLICDETDRIVRLVDRMEVFSDARPLQREQVNIHSVLDHVKRVAQSGFARNVRFVENYDPSLPPVYANRDQLVQAFLNLVKNAAEAVGEAVDGEIELSTAFRPGVSLRALGEKSPIGLPLEFCVRDNGPGVPEDIAAHLFDPFVTTKSTGTGLGLALVAKIVNDHGGIVECESLPRRTTFRVLMPMYRAKRPDQREERRA; from the coding sequence ATGAGCGTTTTCGACCGCCCTCGACGCAATAGCGCGCATTGCGGCGGCTACGAGCCGCTCAAGATCATCAATGACGCCGGCCGATCATGCATGCTTGAGGCTCTGCCCAACGCGATTCTGACCGTCGCCCGCGACGGCGTCATTGAGGACGCCAACGCCGCCGCGGAGGCTTTCTTTGAACTCGGCAAGCCTCTGCTCATCGGTCAGTCGCTCGATCGGCTGCTGCCGTTCGGATCGCCGCTCACCGCGCTCATCGAGCAGGTTCGCGAACGCGGCGCGACGATCAACGAATACAAGGTCGATCTCGGCCGTCCCGGCCAGGAGGCCGACCGACGCGTCGACGTTCATTGCGCGCCGCTGCCAGAAGGCGACGGGCTCGTGCTTGTCATGCTGCAAGAGCGGACAATTGCCGATAAAATAGACAGGCAGTTGACGCATCGTGGCGCCGTTCGCTCGGTTTCTGGGCTGGCCTCAATGCTGGCGCATGAAATCAAGAATCCGCTGTCCGGCATTCGCGGCGCCGCACAACTGCTAGAATCCGCGCTGGGCGATCAGGACCGCGCGCTGACGCGGCTGATTTGCGATGAGACCGATCGGATTGTGCGTCTTGTCGACCGGATGGAGGTGTTTTCCGACGCGCGTCCATTGCAGCGAGAGCAGGTGAACATCCATTCGGTGCTGGATCACGTGAAGCGCGTCGCACAGAGCGGATTCGCCCGCAACGTTCGCTTCGTCGAGAACTACGACCCATCGCTGCCGCCGGTTTACGCCAACCGCGATCAATTGGTGCAGGCCTTCCTCAATCTCGTGAAGAACGCGGCGGAAGCCGTGGGCGAAGCCGTCGATGGGGAGATTGAACTCTCGACCGCTTTCCGGCCCGGCGTCAGCCTGCGCGCGCTTGGCGAGAAAAGTCCCATTGGACTGCCGCTCGAATTCTGTGTGCGCGACAATGGCCCCGGCGTTCCGGAAGACATCGCCGCGCATCTCTTTGATCCCTTTGTCACCACCAAATCGACAGGAACTGGCCTCGGACTTGCACTGGTTGCGAAGATCGTCAACGACCACGGCGGCATCGTGGAGTGCGAGTCCCTCCCCAGACGGACAACGTTTCGGGTTTTGATGCCGATGTACAGGGCAAAGCGGCCCGATCAACGCGAGGAACGGCGTGCATGA
- the arfB gene encoding alternative ribosome rescue aminoacyl-tRNA hydrolase ArfB encodes MIRVTDRIALHEWEIVEEFARASGPGGQNVQKVETAVRLRFDIRNSPSLVDDVKARLARLAGRRLTKDGVILIEARRHRTQERNRADALDRLIDLIRIAAAPPPPPRKKTRPTLGSKLRRLDGKKQRGDVKALRGKPTHEL; translated from the coding sequence ATGATCCGCGTGACCGATAGAATCGCGCTCCACGAATGGGAAATCGTGGAGGAGTTCGCGCGTGCGTCGGGGCCCGGCGGCCAGAATGTGCAGAAGGTCGAAACCGCCGTGCGGCTGCGCTTCGATATCCGCAATTCGCCCAGCCTCGTGGATGACGTGAAGGCGCGGCTCGCGCGACTCGCCGGCCGGCGTCTGACGAAGGACGGCGTCATCCTCATCGAAGCGCGCCGCCATCGCACGCAGGAACGCAACCGGGCGGATGCGCTCGATCGTCTCATTGACCTTATCCGCATCGCGGCGGCTCCGCCGCCCCCGCCCCGAAAGAAGACCAGGCCGACGCTCGGCTCGAAGCTGAGGCGTCTCGACGGCAAGAAGCAGCGCGGCGACGTGAAGGCGCTGCGCGGCAAGCCGACCCACGAGTTATGA